A genomic region of Cannabis sativa cultivar Pink pepper isolate KNU-18-1 chromosome 1, ASM2916894v1, whole genome shotgun sequence contains the following coding sequences:
- the LOC115706642 gene encoding GCN5-related N-acetyltransferase 6, chloroplastic isoform X1 produces MSTISIHRLQLLSFSHGRIKSHRRFHRTYAITMTMDAKSSEKKKIEEISVQIPSLSSPITQRELLKSSDLQFNRLQPSERDLIQEKKLEFGHFVARDAILDEEFWTAAWLRAESHWEDRSSDRYVDNHKRKFAEQEFNAIKKRNKWQHRPNERCACIVAVKKETKNVKRTVLKSVVGTLDLSIRYLLHGETFPGERVKAPLFCSINRTSQNRYGYIANLCVAKSARRQGIASNMLYFAVESAISDGVEQVYVHVYRDNKAAQELYRKMGFELVQMASSQLLEEGTFLLCFKS; encoded by the exons ATGTCGACAATTTCGATTCACAGGCTTCAGTTATTGAGTTTCTCCCATGGCAGAATCAAATCACATAGAAGATTTCACAGAACCTATGCCATTACCAT GACAATGGATGCCAAATCTTCTGAAAAAAAGAAGATTGAAGAAATTTCTGTACAGATTCCATCATTATCGTCACCTATTACTCAACGTGAATTATTAAAATCATCTGATCTGCAATTTAACCGGCTGCAACCATCAGAAAGAGATttaattcaagaaaaaaaacttGAATTTGGACATTTTGTTGCAAGAGACGCCATTCTTGATGAAGAATTCTGG ACTGCAGCATGGCTTCGTGCAGAAAGTCACTGGGAGGATAGATCAAGTGACAG ATATGTCGATAACCACAAAAGGAAATTTGCAGAGCAG GAGTTTAATGCCATTAAAAAGCGAAACAAATGGCAGCATAGGCCAAATGAAAGATGTGCATGCATTGTTGCG GTAAAAAAGGAAACGAAGAATGTGAAACGCACAGTACTGAAAAGTGTGGTTGGAACTCTCGATTTGAGCATTCGGTACTTGTTGCATGGAGAAACCTTTCCAGGG GAACGGGTGAAAGCTCCTCTCTTCTGCAGCATAAACCGTACATCccaaaatagatatggttataTTGCAAACTTGTGTGTTGCCAAATCAGCACGTCGCCAGGGTATTGCAAGTAATATGCTGTATTTTGCTGTTGAATCAGCTATTTCAGATG GTGTTGAACAGGTTTATGTGCATGTGTATAGAGATAACAAAGCTGCGCAAGAGCTGTACCGCAAGATGGGTTTCGAG TTGGTTCAAATGGCAAGCTCTCAATTATTAGAGGAGGGAACGTTCTTGCTTTGCTTCAAATCCTGA
- the LOC115706642 gene encoding GCN5-related N-acetyltransferase 6, chloroplastic isoform X2 codes for MSTISIHRLQLLSFSHGRIKSHRRFHRTYAITMTMDAKSSEKKKIEEISVQIPSLSSPITQRELLKSSDLQFNRLQPSERDLIQEKKLEFGHFVARDAILDEEFWTAAWLRAESHWEDRSSDRYVDNHKRKFAEQVKKETKNVKRTVLKSVVGTLDLSIRYLLHGETFPGERVKAPLFCSINRTSQNRYGYIANLCVAKSARRQGIASNMLYFAVESAISDGVEQVYVHVYRDNKAAQELYRKMGFELVQMASSQLLEEGTFLLCFKS; via the exons ATGTCGACAATTTCGATTCACAGGCTTCAGTTATTGAGTTTCTCCCATGGCAGAATCAAATCACATAGAAGATTTCACAGAACCTATGCCATTACCAT GACAATGGATGCCAAATCTTCTGAAAAAAAGAAGATTGAAGAAATTTCTGTACAGATTCCATCATTATCGTCACCTATTACTCAACGTGAATTATTAAAATCATCTGATCTGCAATTTAACCGGCTGCAACCATCAGAAAGAGATttaattcaagaaaaaaaacttGAATTTGGACATTTTGTTGCAAGAGACGCCATTCTTGATGAAGAATTCTGG ACTGCAGCATGGCTTCGTGCAGAAAGTCACTGGGAGGATAGATCAAGTGACAG ATATGTCGATAACCACAAAAGGAAATTTGCAGAGCAG GTAAAAAAGGAAACGAAGAATGTGAAACGCACAGTACTGAAAAGTGTGGTTGGAACTCTCGATTTGAGCATTCGGTACTTGTTGCATGGAGAAACCTTTCCAGGG GAACGGGTGAAAGCTCCTCTCTTCTGCAGCATAAACCGTACATCccaaaatagatatggttataTTGCAAACTTGTGTGTTGCCAAATCAGCACGTCGCCAGGGTATTGCAAGTAATATGCTGTATTTTGCTGTTGAATCAGCTATTTCAGATG GTGTTGAACAGGTTTATGTGCATGTGTATAGAGATAACAAAGCTGCGCAAGAGCTGTACCGCAAGATGGGTTTCGAG TTGGTTCAAATGGCAAGCTCTCAATTATTAGAGGAGGGAACGTTCTTGCTTTGCTTCAAATCCTGA